A genomic stretch from Leptospira licerasiae serovar Varillal str. VAR 010 includes:
- a CDS encoding response regulator — protein sequence METETSQNAILCVDDEAIILITLQKELKKQLGNLFQYETALNAEEAMEVIDDLVSAGVNVILILSDWLMPGIKGDEFLILVHQKYPKIRSILITGHVDAAAVDRVKKEAGTYTVIPKPWDVNKLMEAVRVCCNLN from the coding sequence TTGGAAACTGAAACATCACAGAATGCGATCCTATGCGTGGATGACGAGGCGATCATTTTAATTACCTTACAAAAGGAATTAAAAAAACAGCTTGGAAATTTATTCCAGTACGAGACCGCACTAAACGCAGAAGAAGCTATGGAAGTTATAGATGATCTGGTGAGCGCCGGTGTGAATGTTATCTTGATCTTATCCGATTGGTTGATGCCGGGGATTAAGGGAGATGAATTCTTAATTTTGGTCCATCAAAAATATCCTAAGATCCGTTCCATTTTGATCACTGGACATGTGGATGCCGCCGCAGTGGATAGGGTAAAAAAAGAAGCAGGCACTTATACTGTGATCCCAAAACCTTGGGATGTAAACAAACTGATGGAAGCTGTTCGGGTCTGCTGTAACTTGAATTAG
- a CDS encoding PAS domain-containing protein codes for MNSIVYWFEELFASLPLPFLDIWGRFGYIVGIVLMVCAYGGFTFNPGGKFGFGRQKQSWDTQAFLSIPFTFVSIFITGYIGSFIVLVPGAQTFESLKDLTVFLCILLFGYPALLAVPFAYGLSDLIEGVPPDFLFDWLLGYFINPSCFWVAYQLIGRDPDFKKLKTWALYSIFVIIFMSIEPQLWGYICSEQFTKEISYRNITPALFFTTGVTWVVAPFAMLVALPLAKKYGLFWAEIPSHTREFLLSYKEWYWQEEKLGKDGVPSAQGLPIRMFLVTPFILLVLIMVAATAYLTLRSSEVASGKLASRLHQEISENINLRLDDYLARSVQKKPEEISLLLKNTNIARHGKAFIVDREARIIASSDLRFSNIGSAIESGDPVIRNSILSVLKDYGDLYSVKVAFQFRFDIVNAKPVSRETWLTQVNPYSDNEGKHDWIVITAMPASYYLEGVQIGNSESAKVFAVALTLSLLIAAFLAGIVTSPIRNISRATRAMAEGDFSQRVPPSKLEEIGTLAFSFNHMAQQLQEAFRRTKASEEQYRDLVDTTPGIVWEADAITFNFTFVSKQAVDLLGYSVEDWKTPGFWADHIHPEDKDYAVNYCVACTGRLEAHDFEYRFLKKDGTVVWLRDMVKVISEGNKEKWLRGVMVDITERKNFEEKFLERNRFIESILDISPDILYIYDIREKRNVYSNIGVERLLGYSVEEIQEMGNSFLKSLMHPDDYQVHLNDIIPKYLNALDKDVIEHQYRMHNKDQKWRWFVSRELIYKRDPDGIPTQIFGISNDITKSKEAEETILDLNANLERKIDQRTEELKRTNMDLKESLEYQKKISNELKETQSQLLLSEKLAALGQLAAGMTHELNTPLGAIVSSNRAILDILYEEIREIPDLLLSLNKVEVEHFKFLLDESLKEISQTEILPNRSLRRELVRIFKEASVPDPDNAVNMVLELGIHRLGEKLPDLLRTENSMKILAAVSSIASVVRFSNVISIATGKASYVVDALKNYLNPGTHNGDEELVPVDVEVELETIIALYHNKIKYGVEVVKHYRTNELCLGDPDKLNQVWINLLNNGLQAMNYKGKIEISIERRESWIIVSFIDSGSGISKEIQDRIFDPFFTTKNPGEGIGLGLDICKKIIEKMGGKIEFESEPGRTKFEVWLKPANRKKEESIGN; via the coding sequence GTGAATTCGATTGTCTACTGGTTTGAAGAATTATTTGCCTCCCTTCCTTTACCCTTTTTAGACATTTGGGGGAGATTCGGCTATATAGTAGGGATCGTTTTAATGGTCTGTGCCTACGGCGGTTTTACCTTTAATCCGGGAGGCAAATTCGGTTTTGGTCGCCAAAAACAAAGTTGGGATACTCAGGCCTTTTTAAGTATTCCATTCACTTTTGTTTCTATTTTTATTACCGGCTATATAGGTTCTTTTATCGTATTGGTTCCAGGTGCTCAGACCTTTGAATCTCTAAAGGACCTAACTGTCTTTCTTTGTATTCTTTTGTTCGGCTATCCGGCACTACTTGCTGTTCCATTTGCTTACGGACTTTCTGATCTTATCGAAGGTGTTCCTCCCGATTTTCTATTCGATTGGCTTTTAGGATATTTTATCAACCCTTCTTGCTTTTGGGTGGCTTATCAGCTGATAGGGAGGGACCCCGATTTTAAAAAACTGAAAACATGGGCATTATATTCGATTTTCGTAATTATTTTCATGAGTATAGAACCTCAGCTCTGGGGATATATATGTTCCGAACAATTCACTAAAGAGATCTCTTACCGAAATATAACTCCTGCGCTCTTTTTTACCACAGGAGTCACTTGGGTGGTCGCCCCTTTTGCCATGTTGGTCGCATTACCGCTGGCTAAGAAGTACGGATTGTTTTGGGCGGAAATTCCGAGCCACACTAGAGAGTTTCTATTAAGTTATAAAGAGTGGTACTGGCAGGAAGAAAAATTAGGAAAAGACGGAGTTCCATCGGCCCAAGGACTTCCTATCCGGATGTTCTTAGTGACTCCGTTTATTCTTTTGGTCTTGATCATGGTCGCTGCCACTGCCTATCTAACTTTGAGAAGTTCGGAAGTGGCATCCGGAAAACTCGCTTCTAGATTGCACCAAGAGATTTCGGAAAATATCAATCTGAGGCTGGATGATTATTTGGCTCGTTCAGTTCAGAAAAAGCCGGAAGAAATCTCTCTTTTATTAAAAAATACGAATATAGCTAGGCACGGTAAGGCGTTTATCGTGGATAGGGAAGCCAGAATCATCGCTTCTTCCGATTTGCGTTTTAGCAATATCGGGTCGGCTATAGAGAGCGGGGATCCTGTAATACGAAATTCTATCCTTTCCGTGCTCAAGGATTACGGGGATTTGTATTCGGTCAAGGTGGCGTTTCAGTTCAGATTTGATATCGTTAATGCTAAACCCGTTTCCAGAGAGACCTGGCTTACTCAGGTAAACCCCTATAGTGATAATGAGGGTAAGCATGATTGGATCGTCATTACTGCGATGCCAGCTTCTTATTATTTGGAAGGTGTGCAGATCGGAAATAGCGAGTCTGCAAAAGTATTTGCCGTTGCATTGACTCTTTCCCTTTTGATCGCAGCATTTCTGGCCGGAATTGTTACATCACCGATCCGTAATATTTCTAGAGCGACTAGGGCAATGGCGGAAGGGGACTTCTCCCAAAGAGTCCCTCCAAGCAAATTGGAGGAGATCGGAACCCTTGCATTTTCCTTCAACCATATGGCGCAGCAGTTGCAGGAAGCGTTCCGAAGGACTAAAGCCAGTGAAGAACAATACAGGGATCTTGTGGATACCACTCCGGGTATTGTTTGGGAAGCGGATGCAATTACTTTCAATTTCACATTCGTGAGTAAACAGGCAGTCGATCTGCTCGGGTATTCCGTGGAAGATTGGAAAACTCCCGGATTTTGGGCAGATCATATCCATCCGGAAGATAAAGATTATGCGGTAAATTATTGTGTAGCCTGTACAGGACGATTAGAGGCCCACGATTTCGAATATAGGTTCTTAAAGAAAGACGGAACGGTTGTTTGGCTGAGAGATATGGTGAAAGTGATCTCCGAGGGTAACAAGGAAAAATGGCTTCGCGGGGTTATGGTAGATATCACCGAACGTAAAAACTTCGAAGAGAAGTTTTTGGAGAGGAACAGATTTATCGAATCCATTTTGGATATTAGTCCGGACATATTATATATTTATGATATAAGAGAGAAAAGGAACGTATACAGCAATATAGGAGTAGAGAGGCTGCTGGGGTATTCAGTAGAAGAGATCCAGGAGATGGGGAATTCCTTTCTTAAATCATTGATGCATCCAGATGATTATCAGGTCCATTTAAACGATATTATTCCGAAATATTTGAACGCGTTAGACAAAGATGTAATAGAACACCAATACCGGATGCATAATAAGGACCAAAAATGGCGTTGGTTTGTTTCCAGAGAATTAATTTATAAGAGGGATCCGGATGGAATTCCTACTCAGATTTTCGGTATCTCCAATGATATTACAAAGAGTAAGGAAGCGGAAGAAACTATCCTGGATCTAAATGCAAATCTGGAACGTAAGATCGATCAAAGAACGGAAGAATTAAAGAGAACGAATATGGATCTGAAGGAATCATTGGAATATCAGAAAAAAATATCCAATGAACTAAAAGAAACACAAAGCCAACTTCTTCTTTCGGAAAAATTAGCTGCCTTAGGGCAGCTTGCTGCCGGGATGACTCACGAGTTAAATACGCCATTGGGAGCGATTGTCTCATCAAATCGTGCAATTTTGGATATCCTATACGAAGAGATCAGGGAAATACCTGACCTTCTTCTTTCTTTAAATAAAGTAGAAGTGGAACATTTTAAATTTCTGTTGGATGAAAGTTTGAAGGAAATCTCCCAAACGGAGATCTTGCCGAACCGATCCTTAAGAAGAGAGCTCGTTCGAATATTTAAAGAAGCTTCCGTTCCGGATCCGGATAACGCGGTAAATATGGTCTTAGAATTGGGGATCCATAGATTGGGAGAAAAACTCCCTGATCTGTTGAGAACGGAAAATTCTATGAAAATTCTGGCGGCGGTTTCCTCCATCGCTTCGGTCGTAAGATTCAGTAACGTAATCTCAATCGCTACAGGAAAAGCGTCTTACGTGGTGGACGCTCTTAAAAATTATCTGAACCCAGGAACGCATAACGGAGATGAGGAGCTTGTGCCGGTCGATGTGGAAGTTGAATTGGAGACGATCATCGCGTTATACCATAATAAGATCAAATACGGTGTAGAAGTAGTTAAACATTATCGAACTAACGAGCTTTGTTTAGGAGACCCGGATAAGTTGAATCAAGTATGGATCAATCTATTAAATAATGGATTGCAGGCCATGAATTATAAAGGTAAAATCGAAATTTCGATAGAGAGACGAGAATCTTGGATTATAGTTTCTTTCATCGATTCCGGGTCAGGGATCTCGAAAGAGATACAGGACAGAATTTTTGATCCATTCTTCACTACTAAAAATCCTGGAGAAGGTATCGGCTTAGGTCTGGATATTTGCAAAAAGATCATAGAGAAGATGGGCGGAAAAATAGAGTTTGAGAGCGAACCTGGGCGCACCAAGTTCGAAGTTTGGCTGAAACCGGCGAACCGTAAAAAAGAGGAATCTATTGGAAACTGA
- a CDS encoding acyl-CoA dehydrogenase family protein has translation MLQNNYFNDVSDLRLHFDHIINWKEIVDSYEGGFTDAAKYRAGDERFAAAPSSLDEALEYYKILLDSVGEFAGKEIAPYVAELDKVGVKFENGKVVFPEKLLEIVRKARDAGLQPTGFSRKYGGLGVPWTVRAFFSEILYRVDASVCISIGCVNLAEIVEKNGSEELKDEWLPRLAAGEFACAMGLTEPDHGSDLPGLRTKATHKEGNIYLLNGTKRFITQGCGTGEIPAILLLLARTGNPGSGARGLSFFLVQSKDVQVAGIEKKMGLHCSPTCEIVLENTPGILIGEEGHGLIKHTMGMLNGARMGISQQGVGIAQAALAETKKYTSERIQFGKPIGTIPAVRKILRRMERETMAMRCLMLEGARAMDLYYFRGDHLKEKGATERDLKSDVVLKYWEKLAGILTPISKFYCSESCVKIAGDAVQLHGGAGFTEDYDVSRIYRDSRITTIYDGTSQIQVNASIGGIVTGMSGHGFLREYIDNEWSHFPTEETKVLSDVWDGFQEAVAMYKDLATSEEREETADEIVWASARLLSGLLFYRSTLRIPEELRTERLSHVDEYNLDSLGYMEGLKAKLRVKLSARQAV, from the coding sequence ATGCTGCAAAATAACTACTTTAACGATGTGTCCGACCTTAGGTTACATTTCGATCATATTATAAACTGGAAGGAAATTGTAGATTCCTACGAAGGCGGATTTACTGACGCGGCAAAATATAGGGCAGGAGACGAAAGATTTGCCGCTGCACCATCTTCTCTTGACGAAGCATTAGAATATTATAAAATCTTATTAGACTCTGTCGGAGAATTTGCAGGTAAAGAGATTGCTCCTTACGTTGCCGAATTGGATAAAGTAGGCGTTAAATTCGAGAATGGAAAAGTCGTATTTCCTGAAAAATTATTGGAAATCGTCCGAAAGGCAAGAGATGCAGGATTACAACCGACCGGTTTTTCCAGAAAATACGGCGGTTTAGGGGTTCCTTGGACTGTTCGCGCATTCTTCAGTGAAATATTATATAGAGTGGATGCATCCGTTTGTATCTCCATTGGTTGTGTAAACTTAGCGGAGATCGTAGAGAAGAACGGAAGCGAAGAATTAAAGGACGAATGGTTGCCTCGTTTGGCCGCCGGAGAATTTGCATGTGCGATGGGACTCACGGAGCCTGACCATGGTTCCGATCTACCGGGACTTCGCACTAAAGCCACACATAAAGAAGGAAATATTTATCTATTAAACGGAACTAAAAGATTTATCACTCAAGGCTGCGGCACGGGTGAGATCCCTGCGATCCTTTTGTTACTAGCCCGAACTGGAAATCCGGGAAGCGGTGCAAGAGGACTTTCATTCTTCTTGGTCCAATCCAAGGATGTACAAGTTGCCGGGATCGAAAAAAAGATGGGACTACATTGTTCCCCTACTTGCGAGATCGTTTTAGAAAATACTCCAGGTATCTTGATCGGAGAAGAAGGTCACGGACTCATCAAACATACGATGGGAATGTTGAACGGGGCCCGTATGGGAATTTCCCAACAAGGAGTCGGGATCGCGCAAGCAGCGTTAGCCGAAACTAAAAAGTATACTTCCGAAAGAATACAATTCGGAAAACCGATCGGGACGATTCCGGCTGTTCGTAAAATTTTACGCAGAATGGAAAGAGAAACCATGGCAATGCGCTGCTTAATGTTAGAAGGCGCCAGAGCAATGGATCTGTATTATTTCAGAGGAGATCATCTCAAGGAAAAAGGTGCTACGGAAAGAGATCTAAAATCCGATGTGGTCCTAAAATATTGGGAAAAGTTAGCCGGAATACTCACACCGATTTCCAAATTTTACTGCTCCGAGTCCTGCGTTAAGATTGCAGGTGATGCAGTTCAACTTCATGGAGGAGCAGGCTTCACTGAGGATTATGACGTCTCCAGAATTTACAGAGACTCTAGGATCACTACTATCTACGATGGAACTTCTCAAATCCAAGTCAATGCTAGCATCGGTGGGATCGTAACCGGTATGAGTGGTCATGGTTTCTTGCGAGAATATATAGATAACGAATGGTCCCATTTTCCGACCGAAGAGACCAAAGTCCTTTCAGATGTTTGGGACGGTTTCCAAGAGGCAGTTGCGATGTACAAGGATCTTGCTACTTCCGAAGAGAGAGAAGAGACTGCGGATGAGATCGTATGGGCAAGCGCCAGACTTCTTTCCGGTTTATTATTCTATCGTTCCACTCTTCGTATTCCGGAAGAACTTAGAACGGAAAGACTTTCTCATGTGGACGAATATAATCTGGATAGCCTCGGTTATATGGAAGGCCTAAAAGCAAAGTTAAGAGTAAAACTTTCCGCAAGACAGGCGGTTTAG